A section of the Streptomyces sp. V3I8 genome encodes:
- the nadA gene encoding quinolinate synthase NadA, with translation MTTAQTQVLDVQPTPLALLLLGREADPRSERGVECPGDLPSPSDPNLVERARAAKEKLGSKVFVLGHHYQRDEVIQFADVTGDSFKLARDAAARPEAEYIVFCGVHFMAESADILTSDDQKVVLPDLAAGCSMADMATAEQVAECWDVLTEAGVAEQVVPVSYMNSSADIKAFTGKHGGTICTSSNAEKALNWAFEQGEKVLFLPDQHLGRNTAVRDLGMSLDDCVLYNPHKPNGGLTAEQLRNAKMILWRGHCSVHGRFSVESVEDVRARIPGVNVLVHPECKHEVVAAADHVGSTEYIIKALEAAPAGSKWAIGTELNLVRRLANRFAPEGKEIVFLDKTVCFCSTMNRIDLPHLVWTLESLAEGNLVNRIEVDRETEQFAKLALERMLALP, from the coding sequence GTGACCACCGCCCAGACCCAGGTGCTCGACGTACAGCCGACGCCCCTCGCCCTGCTGCTCCTCGGCCGGGAGGCCGACCCGCGGAGCGAGCGCGGCGTCGAGTGTCCCGGTGACCTGCCCTCGCCCTCCGACCCGAACCTGGTGGAGCGCGCCCGCGCCGCCAAGGAGAAGCTCGGCAGCAAGGTGTTCGTTCTCGGCCACCACTACCAGCGCGACGAGGTCATCCAGTTCGCGGATGTCACGGGCGACTCCTTCAAGCTGGCCAGGGACGCCGCGGCGCGCCCCGAGGCCGAGTACATCGTCTTCTGCGGTGTGCACTTCATGGCCGAGTCGGCGGACATCCTGACCTCCGACGACCAGAAGGTGGTCCTGCCGGACCTGGCCGCCGGGTGCTCGATGGCCGACATGGCCACCGCCGAGCAGGTCGCCGAGTGCTGGGACGTGCTGACCGAGGCCGGGGTGGCCGAGCAGGTCGTGCCCGTCTCCTACATGAACTCGTCCGCGGACATCAAGGCGTTCACGGGCAAGCACGGCGGGACGATCTGCACGTCGTCCAACGCGGAGAAGGCCCTGAACTGGGCGTTCGAGCAGGGCGAGAAGGTGCTGTTCCTGCCCGACCAGCACCTGGGGCGCAACACGGCCGTGCGGGACCTGGGGATGTCGCTCGACGACTGCGTCCTCTACAACCCGCACAAGCCCAACGGCGGGCTGACCGCCGAGCAGCTGCGGAACGCGAAGATGATCCTGTGGCGGGGGCACTGCTCGGTGCACGGCCGCTTCTCGGTGGAGTCCGTGGAGGACGTACGCGCCCGCATCCCCGGCGTGAACGTGCTCGTCCACCCCGAGTGCAAGCACGAGGTCGTGGCGGCGGCGGACCACGTGGGCTCCACGGAGTACATCATCAAGGCGCTGGAGGCGGCTCCGGCCGGCTCGAAGTGGGCCATCGGCACGGAGCTGAACCTCGTGCGGCGGCTGGCGAACCGGTTCGCGCCCGAGGGCAAGGAGATCGTCTTCCTCGACAAGACGGTCTGCTTCTGCTCGACGATGAACCGCATCGACCTGCCGCACCTGGTCTGGACCCTGGAGTCCCTGGCCGAGGGCAATCTCGTCAACCGCATCGAGGTGGACCGGGAGACGGAGCAGTTCGCCAAGCTGGCGCTGGAGCGGATGCTTGCCCTGCCGTAG
- a CDS encoding iron-sulfur cluster assembly accessory protein produces MSVSDETTTVSDGILLSDAAAAKVKGLLEQEGRDDLALRVAVQPGGCSGLRYQLFFDERSLDGDVLKEFGDVKVVTDRMSAPYLGGASIDFVDTIEKQGFTIDNPNATGSCACGDSFS; encoded by the coding sequence ATGTCCGTATCGGACGAGACCACCACCGTGAGCGACGGCATCCTCCTGTCGGACGCCGCCGCGGCCAAGGTCAAGGGCCTGCTCGAGCAGGAGGGCCGCGACGACCTGGCCCTGCGCGTCGCCGTCCAGCCCGGCGGCTGCTCCGGCCTGCGGTACCAGCTCTTCTTCGACGAGCGTTCCCTCGACGGCGATGTCCTCAAGGAGTTCGGTGACGTGAAGGTGGTCACCGACCGCATGAGCGCTCCGTACCTGGGCGGCGCCTCCATCGACTTCGTGGACACCATCGAGAAGCAGGGCTTCACGATCGACAACCCGAACGCGACGGGTTCCTGCGCCTGCGGCGACTCGTTCAGCTAG